One genomic window of Candidatus Poribacteria bacterium includes the following:
- a CDS encoding TIM barrel protein — protein MPINQSICFGGFSRGRDPIEVIKKAAEIGYKSVEMLPAEYWSVVKDHGMRVAIISGHASLPDGLNKRENHDRIEDELLQNIDIAAANDIPGLICFSGNREGKSEEEGRDNTIEGLSRVTKAAEEKGINLCIELLNSKVNHPDYQCDKTEWGVEVCKGVGSPRALLLYDIYHMQIMEGDLIRNITDYSDYIGHYHTAGNPGRHDLDDEQEIYYPAVMRAIVQTGYDLYVGHEFGPKGDALDAMQHAYDVCNV, from the coding sequence ATGCCAATTAATCAATCCATCTGTTTCGGCGGTTTCAGCCGTGGCAGAGACCCAATAGAAGTTATCAAAAAAGCCGCTGAAATCGGTTATAAATCCGTTGAAATGCTTCCTGCAGAATATTGGTCGGTTGTCAAGGACCATGGGATGCGGGTTGCGATTATTTCTGGACACGCTTCACTCCCCGACGGCTTGAACAAGCGCGAAAATCATGACCGAATTGAGGATGAACTCCTTCAGAATATCGACATCGCCGCAGCGAACGACATTCCCGGACTGATATGTTTCTCTGGAAACCGAGAAGGAAAATCAGAAGAGGAAGGACGTGATAATACAATAGAAGGTTTATCGCGCGTTACCAAAGCCGCTGAAGAAAAAGGGATTAACCTCTGTATCGAGTTACTCAACAGCAAAGTTAACCATCCTGACTATCAATGCGATAAGACGGAGTGGGGTGTTGAGGTTTGCAAGGGTGTCGGCTCTCCGCGGGCACTGCTCCTCTATGACATCTATCACATGCAGATCATGGAAGGCGACCTCATTCGGAACATCACCGACTACAGCGACTACATCGGGCATTACCACACAGCGGGTAACCCTGGACGTCACGATCTCGACGACGAGCAGGAGATTTACTATCCTGCCGTGATGCGCGCCATCGTCCAAACTGGCTACGATCTCTATGTCGGTCATGAGTTCGGGCCGAAAGGCGATGCGCTCGACGCGATGCAACACGCTTACGATGTTTGTAACGTCTAA